The Arvicola amphibius chromosome 11, mArvAmp1.2, whole genome shotgun sequence genome has a segment encoding these proteins:
- the LOC119826849 gene encoding sentrin-specific protease 2-like gives MWQPGPCGMETKSEASRQCRKRKQQDEGGAETESEALRHGGKLKRQDEGRTDWEFEEPSKARKRIAHEKGDLWLQSQQPVKEQPQKPQEESPKQLKPLEWVKGPREQGVTERKSADGGKGRKRPYCVMEEYAQEHQREKYRKLQQSLQHNGDTNSDPPRADTALLDTLNIKGEGEEQSHGSSPTQSDPKQSVVVATRECLSPDKRVKMSTEESSDSQKKEGATLEERRGQHLESDLKGAQSQFLHSGSPRLLPNKMPIFTTKKEPVAGQGKGRGTNEVLDVTKDMEKEIKKALGPGPQEEILSSGFKLQITRGDIQTLENGEWLNDEVINFYTNLLVQRNDREGYPALHAFSTFFYPKLKHGGYSAVKRWTRRMNLFEKEIILVPIHQEVHWSLIVIDLRKRSIMYYDSMGHTGQSICETIFQYLQNESKTRRNIELDPLEWKQYSMTSAEIPQQLNGSDCGVFTCKYADYVSRDQPVTFSQQHMPLFRKRMVWEILHSHLL, from the coding sequence ATGTGGCAACCAGGACCGTGTGGGATGGAGACGAAGTCTGAAGCTTCCAGACAGTGTAGAAAAAGGAAACAGCAGGATGAAGGAGGCGCGGAGACGGAGTCTGAAGCCTTGAGACATGGTGGAAAACTGAAACGCCAGGATGAGGGTAGAACGGATTGGGAGTTTGAAGAGCCCAGCAAGGCTCGGAAGAGGATAGCTCATGAAAAGGGAGATCTATGGCTTCAAAGCCAACAGCCAGTCAAAGAGCAGCCACAGAAACCTCAGGAAGAGAGTCCAAAACAACTAAAGCCTCTAGAGTGGGTCAAAGGTCCACGGGAGCAGGGTGTAACTGAGAGAAAGTCTGCTGATGGTGGCAAGGGTCGTAAGCGGCCCTATTGTGTCATGGAGGAATATGCCCAAGAACACCAAAGGGAAAAGTACCGAAAGTTACAGCAGAGTCTTCAACACAATGGTGACACGAACTCTGACCCACCCAGGGCTGACACAGCCCTCCTGGATACTTTGAACATCAAAGgtgaaggggaagagcagagtcaTGGATCCAGTCCAACTCAGAGTGATCCTAAACAATCTGTTGTTGTTGCCACACGAGAATGTCTGTCACCAGACAAAAGAGTAAAGATGTCTACAGAGGAATCATCTGATtcacagaagaaagagggagcaACCCTTGAAGAAAGAAGGGGACAGCACTTGGAGTCTGACTTGAAAGGAGCACAGTCTCAATTCCTGCATAGTGGCAGCCCCAGGTTACTCCCCAACAAGATGCCCATATTTACAACAAAGAAAGAGCCTGTTGCAGGCCAAGGAAAGGGCAGAGGTACCAATGAAGTCCTTGATGTGACCaaggacatggaaaaagaaatcaagaaggcaCTAGGTCCAGGACCCCAAGAGGAAATCCTTAGTAGTGGATTCAAGTTACAAATTACTAGAGGAGATATCCAGACACTAGAGAATGGTGAGTGGCTTAATGATGAAGTAATTAATTTTTACACGAATCTTCTGGTTCAGCGAAATGACAGAGAAGGCTACCCTGCTCTTCATGCGTTTAGCACTTTTTTCTACCCTAAGCTAAAACATGGTGGCTACAGTGCTGTCAAAAGATGGACTAGAAGAATGAATCTATTTGAAAAGGAAATCATTTTAGTGCCTATTCACCAGGAGGTACATTGGAGTCTAATAGTAATCGACCTAAGGAAACGCAGCATTATGTATTATGACTCAATGGGACACACAGGGCAGAGCATTTGTGAGACCATCTTTCAATATTTACAAAATGAGAGCAAGACTCGAAGGAACATTGAGTTGGACCCTTTGGAATGGAAGCAATACAGCATGACATCAGCGGAGATTCCTCAACAGCTGAACGGGAGCGACTGTGGCGTGTTTACCTGTAAATATGCAGATTACGTTTCTAGAGACCAACCTGTCACCTTTTCTCAGCAGCACATGCCCCTCTTTAGGAAGAGGATGGTATGGGAGATCCTGCACAGTCACTTACTATAA